The Moorena producens PAL-8-15-08-1 genomic interval ATTAAATTCGCTACAGGTGCGCACCTAGAATATACATACTGTTTTGGCCTGAGCTTGGAGGTAGTTATAAGGGTTTGAGCTTCTAGAAAATCATTCGTAGGGTGAATTTGCCAGTTTATCTTTGCTAAGATAATTGGCATCAAAGCCTTATATAGTAAGCTTTTCAGGGCAAATGTCACCCCCTCAGGTGAAATTTACTTGGTCAATTTGAGCGCTGAAAAGCAGTTACTGAGATAGTTTCAAGTTTTTGGAGAGGTCTATTAAGTCCGCGCTATGACGGTTCTGAGGTAATTTAGGTGTTGGGTTTAAGTGTGAGCTTGAGTTCGGCTAATTCCTTCAACAGTTGGTCGATCAGCTTTTGCTGCAGTATCACGACCACCAACTGCTCTGTTGTCAGTGGCTTGAGTTGGGGGGGAGCTAGTTTTTCGGGTTTCAGTTGTTCGCTCATGCCGCTACCACACCGGATTTCAATATTTTGTCAACCACCCTCACCTAAATTCTTACATTTCATATAAAATCATTGGGGGCACAATAACTATAAAATCATTGAAGGCACAATAACATTGAGCAATCTTGGCAATAAAATCCATATACAGTGTGTCAAAAAAATTAAACACACTTTATATGGATTAATAAGCATGGGTTGATCTCAAGGTTTGGGTGTTCGAAAAAAACCAAAATCAGGTTGCAGATTGCGTCCTGCTATCAGCAGTCACCACTAAGTTTGGTGAATAACTCGTTGTGTCCAAGGTAAAACCCACGCTACCACTCTCAGCGAACTGAAAACCAGGTTTGCAACGCCCCTACATTAAGGACAGCAAATAGCTGAGTAATCATGTCGTCAGAGAAAAGTAATCAAATTTAAGAAGTTATGAGGTCAAAGTAGTGAGGATCCTCTTAATCTGCACTGAGAAGCTTCCTGTTCCATGTATTCGAGGAGGTGCAATCCAGACTTATATTGACGGAATACTACCTTATCTAAGCAAGTTTCATGACGTTAGTGTTTTTTCTGTCACTGATTCAGATTTGCCCAATCAACATGTCCTGAATGGAGTCAGCTACCAGCGCTTCCCCACAGGTGATAGTGATGCTTACTACCAAGCAGCTGCTAAATTTGTAGCTGAGGAAAAATTCGATTTAGTCATTCTTTACAATCGCCCTAAATACTTACCCTCTATTGCTGCTGCTAGCCCTAGTAGTCAGTTTCTCCTGAGCATGCACAATGAAATGTTTCATGAGGAGAAGATTAAACCTGAGGTTGCTGAGACTTGTCTAGAGAAGGTCAGAGGAGTCATAACAGTCAGCAAATTTATTGCTGATGGAATTGCCGATCTCTTCCCTGACTACCGACATAAACTTAACCCGGTATATGCAGGAGTTGACTTAGAACAGTTTCAGTCCCGATGGTCACCGGAAGGATCTAGACGTCGCCAAGAATTGCTAAGTTCTCACGGATTGACCGATCGCAAAATCGTTGTCTATGTAGGTCGATTAAGTATTAAGAAAGGACCTCATATCCTAATTTCTGCCCTACCCCAAATTCTAGAACAACATCCATCAACATTTCTTTTTATAGTGGGTAGCAAATGGTACGGCCATAACGAGGAAAATAAATATGTTCGTCAACTGAAAGAACAAGCAAAAACCTATGAAGACTCAATTTATTTGACTGGCTTTATTCCACCGGCAAATGTCCAGAAGTACTTCCTCATGGGTGATATCTTTGTTTGTGCATCTCAATGGCAAGAACCTTTAGCACGAGTTCATTATGAAGCAATGGCAACAGGTCTTCCTATGGTTACCACAATGCGAGGAGGAAACGCAGAAGTAGTCATCCCAGATATGAACGGTCTCTTGATCAGTGACTATGAGAATCCCGATGCCTTTGCAGAAGCAATTAACTCTTTATTGGACAATAAAGAGTTAGCTGAAAAAATGGGTCGATACGGACGCCATCTGGGTGATAAGTATTATGGTTGGGAGCGGGTTGCTTCAGACATTTCCCGGATTATTTCAGACTGCTGCCTACCCTAAGGATAGCAGGGTAATCCCATTTAAATTTGTCAACTGGGTATCAAAAACCTAGGACAGTTTTCAATCATACCTTTATCCCTTCTTAGGCTCATGAAAGCGTCATGAAGAGTTGGCACATTAGGTATTATTATTGGCAGGGTAAGGGAGAACTTCGTATCACCATCACGACACTGGTCTTGCCCTTCCATAGCACGGGAATGGCTGTGATCTCATTGGACTTGCTCAAGAACCCGTTGTTGAGCTAACACCAGATGATGTTCACTCGCCCAGGCACTCACCGTGTGTAAGCCAATGAGATTGGTTTTCGCGATCGTAGAAACCCCGAGCAGTTAAACCCATCAATATTGATCAGCTTAATCTCTAGCTGGGTGGGTTACTGCTCCACCCAACTATTGAAGCATTCATGCAACTGAGTTGGGTCAATCAATGCCAAGACTCCCGAAAAGGTATTGTGAGATGGAATACTATGGGGCAATTCCAAAAACGTCTCTAACCATTGCTGTTTCACTTTGCCATAGGTTTCAATGGCTACCATATTATCTGCCCCAGACAGAAGCCAAGATGGTGATGGTCACAATATCTACAAGTTTATGCTTGGGTTCCCGTTTGACTCTCCGGTCATCCAATGCCTCAAACTGATTAATCACGCTATGAATGAGCTGTTTCATCCTTTGTTGAAAGGGGCGATGGGGTGGGAGCACCAAAGCCAAGGAACATCAGGGCTGAGAGCATGTGAACAGACTAATTTAATCTCTATCCAATTTCCTGGATTCTGGAGAGATTGTCGAGTCTGAATTGAACCAAAGCCAACTTTGGTGCCAACCTGTGTTTCGTCAAGTACAATTTATACAAAATAGCCGCGGTTACCCTGGAATTTTAGCTTGCATGTCACCCCCTCAGGATATTATCATGTGTTTGGTAATTATTTTGATGCAGAAGTGTTGAATGTCAAAAAAAAGTGTCAAAAAATTTTTTCAATATGATAAAATCATCAAAGCTATAAAAATCATACTCGTTAAGTATGATTTTTATAAGTTTTCCAAAAATCCAAAAATATATTTTGGAAGCGTTAAAAAAAAAGATTATCTATCTCTCAGTACCTTTTTATTTGTATCTTGTTAGTTGGAGTATGTAATGGATAAGAGTGTGATCAGTATGGGAAATTTATTGAAACGGTTAAATATTAAAAAAATAGAACGATATCTAACTTTGATAAACCGGTTAATAAGATAAAAAAAATATTCAAAAAGTAATTTATCAATTGAAAAGGCAACTCAATCAAAAAAAAAATCAATTTGAAGCCCGAAATTTATTACCGTTAGCGAAGCGTGGCATACTGCCGATAGTTAAACTATTTGTACTTTAAAAAATTAACTATTATGGAGCCAAGGATCTCATCAAATTAAATTATTTTGTGGCTTGGACATTTGCCGTTCAGACGTAGGGTTAATAGTTATTCATTATTCAGATTTATAGCTATTTAATCACTTATTTAAGATTACAGCTAATAAAAATATCTGTGACGTGAAAGATTTTGGAAAAACACCATTATATAACATTCGTTTCAATCATATATGTCTCAATAAATTACCTATGTACATTGCTTTACAAAACTAATTTAGTGAAAGTAAAATAGGACTTTATAGGGTTAATTCATGAAAATATGTAAAGTTTTGTTGATCGATTCAACATTTATGATTTTGATGTTGATCTGTTTCTCTACTTATGTCTGCTAATACCACAAACTCATCCCACAACCTGCACTGCAGTACTTTTTAAAAAGTAACAGTTTCAGTAGCGAAACTATCGTGGACTGCCTAAAACTAGCTAGTTTTTGATAAGACTACATTCAGGATTTCATGATAGGATAACTACGAGATATCAATGATTATTATTAAAATTTATTTTTGGCTGCTTATAATATGATCAAGAAAGAAGATATCCCTACTCCTATTATTGATAACAAACAACGAAAGAACGTTAAAATAGCTGAAAATTTGGAAGATCGTCGTTTTTCTACTCTCTACATTATCCGACGATTTATTATTTACTTTTTAGGTATACAACGTCGCCGAATTACAAATAAGCCAGATATACAAAAGAATGCGAACGAGCTACGTCAGATATTTGAAGATTTGGGAGGCTTCTGGGTAAAAACGGGTCAGTTGTTAGCATTGCGAACCGATATTTTACCAGATGAGATTTGTGAGCAGTTAATACGTCTTCAGTATGAAGCGATTGGATTCCCTATGGCTTTAGTTAGATCAACAATTGAGTCAGAGCTAGGAGCACCCATGGAAAAAATATTTCAAGATTTTGATGAGACTCCTTTGGCAGCTGCATCAATTGGTCAGGTTCATAGAGCAACGTTGCGAAGTAAAAGAAAACCGGTAATCGTTAAAATTCAACGTCCAAATTTAGCCGAAGCATTCAAGCGAGATTTGGATTTAATTAAAGTCGTTGTCAACCTGTTAATTTCTTTTAATATTCTGAGTTACCTACGTTTAGATGAAGCAGTATCGGAGTTAGATAAAATATTTAATGAGGAATTAGATTATCGCTATGAAGCATCTAATACTCGTAATATGAGAAAAACCCTAAAGCAGCATAAAATATATGTTCCAAAGATTTATACCAAATATTCTAAACGTCGAGTTTTAGTTATGGAATATATCGATGGGGTTCTTGCCTCTGATTATATTAAAGTATCGAATAGGGATCCCGTCAGAGCCTCTCAATGGGAGGATGAAAATGACTTTGATGCTGAAAAAGTAGGTGAAAAGATATTTCTTTCATTACTTCGACAAGTATTTGAAGATAACTTGTACCATGGAGATCTACATCCAGGCAATATTATTTTCTTGCGTCGGAGCAAAGTCGTATTCATTGACATGGGTAGCGTGGGAACCCTGGATAGGAAATTGAGGGTGACTTATAATGAGTATACGAATGCATTGACATATGGAGATTTTAGCAAAGCGTCTAATTACATCATGGGGTTGGGTGTTGAGATTCCCAGAGTTAATGTACCTACAGTCAAGGCAGAGATGTCGCGTGCTCTAGAGAGTTGGTCCACCAAAGCGCAACTTAAAGGGGTAGAGTTTAAAGAAAAGTCTTTTGGTGCGGCAACGGCTGACTTATCTAAAGTGCTGACCAAATATCGTATTCCAAATAATTGGACTTTTCTCAAAATGAGTCGATCTTTTTTAACTCTAGATGGTACACTGCAGTACCTATTACCTGAATTTGATTTCTTCAAGACATCTAAAAAATATAATCGCCAGGCAGATAAACGTTCTCTCAAACAAAGTTTAGAGCCAAAAAGTATTAGAAATTCGATTAACCAGTTCTTTGATACTATTAGCGAGTACAATAACCTGATTTTACCTGAGTTGCGACAACGAACCCTCGCATTTGAGTTAACCAGTAATATTTTTGCACTGTTGCTGGTAGTAGGTTTCCAATCTCTCGCCTATTTACTCCTAATAACTGAACCAGTGGCAGTTTATAGTTTCCTTTATCAACATTATTTTAAAGCGATTGAACCTATTCATACTCAACTGGCTGAAGAGTTTTTTCAACAAATTCCCCATCTTCCATATCTGGAATGGATTGGTATTTTTATACTGATTGGTCTCAGTGCTAGAATACTGCTTGCAGGAGCAAAAGTTCTGAAGCGTAAAGACTTTCCTCAGAAAATATAACAGAGTACTCATAAGTGTGGATCTGAAATTCCCGCCTATACAGTCGTTTTTCCTATTGTTTGCATGATGGGTACTGGTTCCATCGAATGTGAAGGAGAAAGGCGTTGCTGATTCTGGGTATGGTTTCGCCCCCCTAGGGCATGTTTTCTTGCCTCGTTATATCCTAGAAGTAGTGTGATCAATGGGTGCATTACATGAATCGAGGGGAGGTGAAGTTTTGAACAGTGGGAGAGGTTAAAACCCTTGACCTGAATTCTTACTATGAAATGATGCACTTTCACTACTCACGCTGAGGGGGTGAGATGCCAGCTAAAATCATTACTGGGTAGTGCGTTCAGCCGATATGTTACTTAATCGGTGCTCTTGACCTTGGCGAATTAAATTCGCCACGGGTCGCACCTGAAAGATACATGGTGTTTTCGCCTGACCTTGGACTTCGTTATAAGGGTTTGAGCTTGCCATTAAATCCTTCCTAGGGTCAATTTGCTAGTTGATCTTTGCTAAGAGAACTGGCATCAAAGCCTTATAGAGTAACCTTTTCAGGGTTCATGTCACCCCCTCTCACTAACTAAGAGTCGTTTGCCTCAAATCTCCAATCATCACCGCCAACCCTATCCAAGTGATATGAGTGATGTAGAATGGGGAGTGTTGCGACCGCTTATACCGTTGCCGAAGGCATTTGGGCATCTGAGGAGGGTAAACTTGCGCTCCTATCATCAACGGGATCTGCTATGTGCAGCGTAGTGGATCCCAGTTGAACATGCTGCACCATGACTTTCAACCTCACCCAAGGGTCTATGGTTATTTCCGTAAATGGCAACCGCTTTGGGTATGGGCTGAGAATCCATGGCCAATTGCGTCATCCACTCCGATCACAAATGGGAGGTGAAGAAGACTCCAGTGTGGCGCTCGCGTAGCGTCGGTCTTTGCCCGCATCGCCAATTTAATGACTCGCCGACTGGCTTGTTGAGGTTTTGTTTACAAATCAGCTTTAATTGTTGATCAGTGATGTTTTATGCGATAGAATCAACTGTAGTAGTTAAATCAATCTAGGAACCTAAACGTTATGGCTGATAGTGAGGGAGTTAAGAGCGCTGTCATTCTACGCAGTGAAGAGGATTTTGGAGGCACACCTGATTTCTTGTCTGGGTCTTCAAGTAAGAGGAGCAAGAAAAAGAAGAAAAAGAAGCAGGCAGCAGGTTTAAAGCCTATTGAGAAGGCTGTGTTTAAACAAGCAAAGCGTTTCGATGAGGCAAGTAAGATCTATAAGGATCGCCATGAGAAGTCCAATCGTAAGAAGAAAAATGGTTGGATTAAGGATTTTGGAAAGAACTATACCAAGAGTATGTCTAAGTTAATGAAATTTTAGTTTGGTTTCTGGTCTACCCTTAACTTCGATGTAATGGGTCAGTTAATGGCTATGTTGAAGGCAAAAAAGGTTTGAGTTCTTCAAAAGTTTATTGATTGTTCATTACATCACTTTGAAGTTTTTCAGAAGGGCAGAGCTGGGCATGATACAACTTTTGACAAAGCTTGCTAAAATTTAGTTAGGAGAACGTCCATGAGTACACTTCAGAAAGAAAACACCATTATCCTAGACATGGGGTCGGCAAAGAAGGATGATATTAAAGATTTGCAATATGGTGAGGGTAGGCTTTTTAAGAGGATTGCTAGGGCCATTGAAGAATTGAAGCAGAGTGGTGAAGTTGCAGAAAATGCTCAACCAGTAATTGTTGTGGTGAAGAAGAAAAACGAGAAAGATTGGTAAGTTTTTAATCGATCTTGAGAAGTAATACGAATTTCCGTCATGGGTTACACTGAGTTGCTAACTCAAGTCTGCTTGACTTTCACCCAAGATTGAGTCCGCCTTTGGCAAAGCTATTGTTATTGGCTACTTCAATGAATCTGCATCGGGGGCTTTATGCCCCATCTAACCAGGTTAATTGAAGATATATAGGACCCTCTACTTCTTGTACTGGTCATGTTCAAGTAGATTCGTGAACTCCCCCAACTTAATTGGTTTAAGTTGGGGTTTCTAGCGTGGCCCTAGGCCACGCTACGGGAACACGGAAGAATGCCGAAGGTGCCCTTGACCTAGCCGAATTATATTCGCCACGGGTGGCACCTCAACTTATACCAAATCCGGTTGCCATACCCCCTTAATAAATAGACCTCTCCAAAAACCTGAAAGTATCTCAGTAACTGGTTTTCAGAGCTCAAATTCACCAAGTCAATTAAACCGTTGAATTAACGCGCTCAAAGGCTTGGGGCACTGCTTCCGCCGAGTGAGAAGCGAAAAGTTTTGACATTAGTTGTTTACAGAGCATATCGAATTGTGAATAACTGCGACCAAGATATGCCCACCTCCAAAATGCCTAACTTCACCGCAGGCACAATCTTTGTGGTAAAATGAACTCCTACACAGTTGTGTACTAACCAGTAGACATCGAGGGTTCTTTGAAGGTTTTTGCGAGATGAACCCATAGGTGTTGGTTTTACTCCGAAAGGCGCTCGTTACGACGTCCCCCAGAAGCATTGAAAGCTGAGCCATGATTGGCATTAATATCACTGTCGGTGACCTCATGCTCAGTTTCAGGATGCTCAGGCACAGGAGCTTGATATTTTTTTCGTTTACGACAATGATAAATCGTACGGAAACCATGGTATAGAGTGCTATAGCGGTGGTGAGGGTACACATCCTCACTCCCACATCCAGGACATGGGTGGGAAAATACTTCGATCATACAACCACCATTCAGGAAAGGCTTCTATTAACTCCAGCATGCCCCTATTTCATGACCTGCAAGGCTTTTCTCCTTCACATTCGACGGAACCAGTAGCCTATTTGGTCTTCAATTGATAATTTTTGTGAAGCACCTGCCCCAGGCTTAATTAGCCGGACTTTTTGATTTTGAATTTTTTCTTGATGTTGACGATGTAATAACTTGGTTTGTTCTATCAGTTGAGAGAGTTGTTGATGATTTAATCAAGCGCAATCGTTTGGTTTGTTTAGGATTTTTATGGATATAATTACAAGTGTAGCTCATTTTGATGTTAATAAAAATTAGTTATTATTTTAATAATAAACCATAAATATATTTATTTTTTGGATAGGTCTATTTAATACGTTTTTCCTTTGGATTATAATCATCAGCATTATTGTATTGATTCGGAATAAATTATGTATACATGAGTAAACAAAATACTTTTGAATGTGTTTCTTTAATGATAAAAAAAGTGATTATCAATGGTTTTGAAAAAAAATTTTTTGGGAGGTAAGTTTAGAATGAATTTCCAAAAAGCCTGACTTTAGCGGCTCTTTCAGAGCATCGCTAAATTTATGCGTTACCGTAGCGGCTCTTTCGGAGCATCGCTGTTGAAAAATCGGCTAATTAAAAGAGCTATATCAGCGCGCAATTACCGTCAATCTAATAACAAAGGCAATAGGAAAGAGGGTGCATCTTTGGTTAAATGTTTGAGAATATACTGAGGTAGCAACAAGTCGCTTTCTCAGGTCTCCCACTCTCAGATTTGGGCATTCAAAAAGGCGATTGGCCGTAGGCCACGCTACGCTCCGGAAGCTTCGCTTCCGCATTTAAGAGGTTTTAAGCATTTTGAATCTCAATCGCTATTTTACTGATAATTAAGCCCACCTACTTATTTAGCAAATAGGTAATAGGAAATATAGCGTTTATTATAGCTAAGAGGTACACAGGATTGTTTCCGTGCGCCCTAAAACCAGAAACTCTGTACCTAAGGAAATTGAAAACCGCTATATAACTATACCAATCCGTGTAGAAATTGTGATAATTTTTGTTCCCTTTTCCCTACTTCCTGTTCCCTGTTCCCTGTTCCCTGTTCCCTGGGGAGCAGGTCTTGCGTTGCTGAAACATTAGTACTATGTCCCATTAGCGGAAGCAATTACCCATGAGGGGGCTATAGATAATGTACAAATATAAATAAGTAAATGCTCCCCCTATTACCTATTACCTATTACCTATTACCTATTACCTATTACCCAAATAAGCGTACAAATGTTCTGCATAAGTGACATGCTCCCTGTTCCCTGTTCCCTGTTCCCTTTGGTATATAACCTTTCCTAGTTAAGTAGATTTCGCCCCCTTAGCCCCCAAATTTTGCCGTGGGACCGGAAGGTGCGCGCCTCAAGAATTTGTACCTGACTCAATTGCAAACCGCTCTAAAAGCTTTATGGCGTAAAGGATAAAGCCACTGAACTGAACTTACAGCATTTATTATTAGTTTTTATTATCACATATATAAGATATGATAAATGGTTCTGGCCAGTGGGTGCATCTCAAAGTTATAAATCTATCACTCAGGGAACTGTAGAAGTTTTTTAGCCTTGAATGGTCGTATTTTTGCATGCATTGAGATGCACCCTGGCCAGTAAACTGTTGTTGCTGTTCTTGTGGGGCTTAATATTTTATTTATATTTTAAACAACCATAATTTACTTATCCTGTGATAGGATGCTCTGGGTGCATAAAAATCCGGTAAGCGCAAGGAAAATTAACTAAAGACTGATCCAAGATATTATCAAAGATTAGTCTTATAATATGCAGGAATTATAGTACTCTTGTAATTATTTTAAAGAGTACTAGTAAAACTGTATTTTTATTGATTATTGCGCTTACCCTGTGCATAGGTAAAACAATAAAAAAGTGATTTAATGACTGAGATTAATCAATTCCCGTTAACAATGGCTGAAGAGTGGTGTGAAAATACTACCGAATACCCCTTGCATGAACAATTGGAAAAAATATCAGTTTTAGAGAAAGAAAAACTAGATTCATCAACTACAATCGACAGCCAGACTCTTCGCCAAATTGATCAGGAATACCTGTGTTGGGGGGATACGGTTCACTATCAAGAGCGACCAATCATCGTAACTGGTTGTAAGGGGGGATTGGTTTTCGACGATGAGGGCAAATCCTATATCGATACCGGAATGTGGCACTCAAGTTGTAACTTCGGCTATCGAAATCCAGAGATTGAATCAGAGGTTACTAAACAACTCCATACATTACCTCAAGCCAATGGCGACTTTCTACATCGTGAAAAATTATTAATCGCGAAACAAGTAGTAGATGCGATGTATGAAAGAACCGGTGTCAAAGGCCGAGTCTCTTTCAATGTTGGCGGCGCACTTGTGGTGGAAGATGCCCTAAAGATTATTCGTAAGAACACCCGCAAGAATAAAGTAGCTGTGATGATGGGTGGTTATCATGGTCGCTCTCTTGGTACTCTCAACCTTTCGAGTAGTCATAGATATCGACAGTACTTTAATGAGTTCTCAGAACGGGCAGTTATGTTTCCGTTTGCTAACTGCGCTCAGTGTTTCTATGAAAAAGAACGAGAAACCTGTGACTTATACTGCGAGAGCATGATTCGGAAGGCATTCTCCAACGAATTTTATGGCATCGCAAGTGAGACCAGTTCAGAAGTCGGTGCGATAGTTGTAGAACCTTGTCAAGGACGAGGCTACACCATCCCACCCAGGGATTTCTTTAAAGGGTTTATCAGTGAGTTACGACAAAAGCACGGACTTCTTGTCTTTGATGACGAAATTCAAGTTGGTATGTACCGTACTGGTAAATTATTTGCCTTCGAACATTTTGGGTTTGTCCCAGATATTATTACGTTGAGCAAATCCTTCACCAATGGTTTGAGTCCAGTTAGCTTAGTCTGGGCACGAGAAGACCTAGTAGCACCAGACTTTTTCACTCCTGGACACGCCCATAGCAACTTTGCTAACCATCCTCTGGGAACTGCTGCTGCTTTAGCAACATGGCGTTATATGCTGGCACAAGACTACGAAACATCAGTACCAGCAAAAGGTTTGTACTTTTTGACCAAACTCAAAGAACTCCAAGCCCGTCATTCCTGTGTCTATAGCGTAGATGGACTGGGACTTATACTGAACATGGTTTTTGCTGATGAAAAAGGTACACCTTACAAAGGGTCTGCCAAACTAGCAGCAAGCATTGCTCAGGATAATGATTTTATTTGGAAAGATCAGAGTTGGCGCATGATTCTCCAAACCGGAGGATATGACCTGAACGTTTTGAAATTTGCTCCTTATCTTGATATCAGCTACGAAGAAATTGATTGCACTATTGGTGTTTTAGATCAAGTGCTACAAAAGCTTGATATCCTATTATGTCCAACCGCTGAAACCGCAGGAGCTATTTGATGAGAGCAGCAGTTTTATCCAAAGCCAATCAAGTAGACATTCGCGAGTTTACTGAGCCTAGCAAAACTCAAGATAATGAAGTCATTGCTAAGGTAGAATTTGTGGGAGTCTGTAAAACAGACCAGCAACTAACCGCAGCAGGCTTAGATAAAGAGTGTATTCTTGGTCATGAAGTAGTCTGTAGCTTGCCTAATCAAAACGGTCATTTTGCCCTCAATAATGAGATTTCCTGTGGAAAATGTAGTTATTGTTTAGAGGGATTAACTAGTCACTGCATCAATCTTAAAGAACTTGGAGTAAATGAACATGGAGGGTATGCTGATCAAATTTGTGCTCCTATAAATTCCCTACATCCTTTTGAATTCTCCAATCCATCTTTAGGAGTGCTCATTGAGCCTTTAAGTTGTGCAGTAAGGGGAGTAAAACGGATTCTAGCTGCTGTTAATCTATTAGCTACGTCACACCCTAACGTCCTGGTGATTGGGGGGGGGATTTCAGGAACTCTAATTACCTACCTCCTAAATCATTCCCCCAACTTCAAGGGAGAAATTAAAGTTTACGATATCACCAAAGAGCCGCTCCCTTGGCTAAACAAATTGGGAATTGAACGGATCGACGTTCCAGAACCAAACCAGGCACATGTGGTGGTCGAATGTTCCGGTTCACCAGGGGGTCTGGCTACAGCACTGGATCTTGTTCGTAAGGGCGGTTTAGTCTGTATCTATGGTGTTCCTAAACAAGGGATTTCTTTACCAATTTCTCCCCATGAGTTATTTATGCGAGAGATAGCGGTAGTGACGTCTTTTGCTGGCGCTACAGACGAAACCATTGCGGCTGCGATCGCATCCATCAAGGGCGACGAGGCATTCTTTGAACAACTGTTGGGTCGGTTTATCCCTCTTGAGAAGCTTCCTATAGAATTGACTAATTGGAGTCCACAGCCTGGAACCCGAACTGTTGTAGATCTCGACGCTTGAGGAAGATTCTGATGCAGGATGTAGCTGTGATCTTTGATATGGATGGTTTACTAATTGATAGTGAACCGTTCTGGTCTAAGGTAGAAATCGAAGTCTTCAATGACCTTGGCATTCCCATGAACGAGAGTATGTCTTCTCAAACAATGGGTTTGCGAAACGATGAGGTGGTCAAGTATTGGTATGCTCGATTTCCTTGGACTGGTATGAGCCAAGCTGAGGTATGTCGAACAATGATCGCTCGGATGAGTGAGCTATTGATGACAATGGGACAACCGATGCCAGGTGCAATTGAAGCCGTAAACTTGTGTCGGGAATTAAACTTACCCCTAGCCCTAGCAACGTCATCTCCCATGGGTCTAATTGATACAGTACTCAAACGGCTCGATTTAAAAGATGCCTTTGATGTGATTACATCAGCAGAAGCCGAGGAATTTGGTAAACCCCATCCAGCAGTATATCTCACCGCTAGCCGTCGTCTGGGTATAGAACCAACAAAGTGTGTTGCCTTAGAGGATTCGGTTCGTGGCGTGATTAGTGCCAAAGCTGCCAGCATGGCATGTATTGCAGTTCCAGCACCAGAAAATCTAGAGGATGAACGTTTTGCGATCGCAGATGTCACCCTTAATTCACTAGAACAGATCACTGAGCCTTGGCTGAAAACGTTTTTAGCTCAATATAGCTAGGCTAAACCTAACC includes:
- a CDS encoding transposase family protein produces the protein MKQLIHSVINQFEALDDRRVKREPKHKLVDIVTITILASVWGR
- a CDS encoding transposase gives rise to the protein MCYVQRSGSQLNMLHHDFQPHPRVYGYFRKWQPLWVWAENPWPIASSTPITNGR
- a CDS encoding glycosyltransferase family 4 protein, with the translated sequence MRILLICTEKLPVPCIRGGAIQTYIDGILPYLSKFHDVSVFSVTDSDLPNQHVLNGVSYQRFPTGDSDAYYQAAAKFVAEEKFDLVILYNRPKYLPSIAAASPSSQFLLSMHNEMFHEEKIKPEVAETCLEKVRGVITVSKFIADGIADLFPDYRHKLNPVYAGVDLEQFQSRWSPEGSRRRQELLSSHGLTDRKIVVYVGRLSIKKGPHILISALPQILEQHPSTFLFIVGSKWYGHNEENKYVRQLKEQAKTYEDSIYLTGFIPPANVQKYFLMGDIFVCASQWQEPLARVHYEAMATGLPMVTTMRGGNAEVVIPDMNGLLISDYENPDAFAEAINSLLDNKELAEKMGRYGRHLGDKYYGWERVASDISRIISDCCLP
- a CDS encoding zinc-dependent alcohol dehydrogenase; its protein translation is MRAAVLSKANQVDIREFTEPSKTQDNEVIAKVEFVGVCKTDQQLTAAGLDKECILGHEVVCSLPNQNGHFALNNEISCGKCSYCLEGLTSHCINLKELGVNEHGGYADQICAPINSLHPFEFSNPSLGVLIEPLSCAVRGVKRILAAVNLLATSHPNVLVIGGGISGTLITYLLNHSPNFKGEIKVYDITKEPLPWLNKLGIERIDVPEPNQAHVVVECSGSPGGLATALDLVRKGGLVCIYGVPKQGISLPISPHELFMREIAVVTSFAGATDETIAAAIASIKGDEAFFEQLLGRFIPLEKLPIELTNWSPQPGTRTVVDLDA
- a CDS encoding aspartate aminotransferase family protein, whose amino-acid sequence is MTEINQFPLTMAEEWCENTTEYPLHEQLEKISVLEKEKLDSSTTIDSQTLRQIDQEYLCWGDTVHYQERPIIVTGCKGGLVFDDEGKSYIDTGMWHSSCNFGYRNPEIESEVTKQLHTLPQANGDFLHREKLLIAKQVVDAMYERTGVKGRVSFNVGGALVVEDALKIIRKNTRKNKVAVMMGGYHGRSLGTLNLSSSHRYRQYFNEFSERAVMFPFANCAQCFYEKERETCDLYCESMIRKAFSNEFYGIASETSSEVGAIVVEPCQGRGYTIPPRDFFKGFISELRQKHGLLVFDDEIQVGMYRTGKLFAFEHFGFVPDIITLSKSFTNGLSPVSLVWAREDLVAPDFFTPGHAHSNFANHPLGTAAALATWRYMLAQDYETSVPAKGLYFLTKLKELQARHSCVYSVDGLGLILNMVFADEKGTPYKGSAKLAASIAQDNDFIWKDQSWRMILQTGGYDLNVLKFAPYLDISYEEIDCTIGVLDQVLQKLDILLCPTAETAGAI
- a CDS encoding ABC1 kinase family protein, with protein sequence MIKKEDIPTPIIDNKQRKNVKIAENLEDRRFSTLYIIRRFIIYFLGIQRRRITNKPDIQKNANELRQIFEDLGGFWVKTGQLLALRTDILPDEICEQLIRLQYEAIGFPMALVRSTIESELGAPMEKIFQDFDETPLAAASIGQVHRATLRSKRKPVIVKIQRPNLAEAFKRDLDLIKVVVNLLISFNILSYLRLDEAVSELDKIFNEELDYRYEASNTRNMRKTLKQHKIYVPKIYTKYSKRRVLVMEYIDGVLASDYIKVSNRDPVRASQWEDENDFDAEKVGEKIFLSLLRQVFEDNLYHGDLHPGNIIFLRRSKVVFIDMGSVGTLDRKLRVTYNEYTNALTYGDFSKASNYIMGLGVEIPRVNVPTVKAEMSRALESWSTKAQLKGVEFKEKSFGAATADLSKVLTKYRIPNNWTFLKMSRSFLTLDGTLQYLLPEFDFFKTSKKYNRQADKRSLKQSLEPKSIRNSINQFFDTISEYNNLILPELRQRTLAFELTSNIFALLLVVGFQSLAYLLLITEPVAVYSFLYQHYFKAIEPIHTQLAEEFFQQIPHLPYLEWIGIFILIGLSARILLAGAKVLKRKDFPQKI
- a CDS encoding transposase family protein is translated as MVAIETYGKVKQQWLETFLELPHSIPSHNTFSGVLALIDPTQLHECFNSWVEQ